The following are from one region of the Phormidium sp. PBR-2020 genome:
- the pgmB gene encoding beta-phosphoglucomutase: MTRSRSDSLARVNCPPLRGVIFDMDGVLTDTIEFHYQTWQRLADEEGLPFNRQANEALRGLSRRDSLLRILQGRVLPEAKIQELLERKNHYFRSFIDTMTAEYLLPGVQVFLNDLREAGIKTAVASASQNVYIVIEKLGIASDIDVITNVYDVDRPKPAPDVFLYAAQQLGLGPQDCVVFEDAESGVEAARAAQMRVIGLGDAAQVGAADWVLPGLEGVRWHHVQAQFTPETSP, encoded by the coding sequence ATGACCCGCTCTCGTTCTGATTCTCTGGCCCGAGTCAATTGCCCTCCCTTGCGAGGTGTCATCTTTGATATGGATGGTGTCCTGACCGACACCATTGAGTTTCACTACCAAACCTGGCAACGACTGGCGGATGAGGAGGGACTTCCCTTTAATCGTCAGGCCAACGAAGCGTTGCGGGGACTCTCACGGCGAGACTCCCTATTACGGATTTTGCAGGGCCGTGTCTTACCTGAAGCTAAAATACAGGAACTCCTGGAACGCAAGAATCACTATTTCCGCAGTTTTATTGACACCATGACGGCGGAGTATCTGTTACCGGGGGTGCAGGTCTTTTTGAACGATTTACGGGAGGCGGGGATTAAGACGGCGGTGGCCTCAGCTAGTCAAAATGTCTATATCGTCATTGAAAAGCTGGGGATTGCCTCAGATATCGACGTGATTACCAATGTCTATGATGTCGATCGCCCCAAACCAGCCCCCGATGTCTTTCTCTACGCGGCCCAACAGTTAGGGTTAGGCCCCCAAGACTGTGTGGTGTTTGAGGATGCCGAGTCTGGGGTGGAAGCGGCCCGGGCCGCCCAAATGCGCGTGATTGGCTTAGGCGATGCGGCCCAGGTGGGGGCAGCGGACTGGGTGTTACCGGGGTTAGAGGGGGTTCGCTGGCATCATGTGCAAGCCCAGTTCACTCCAGAGACATCCCCTTAA
- a CDS encoding DUF2237 family protein, which produces MSQTPTGKPAQNVLGQRLDLCCSSPRTGFYRDGFCNTGPQDFGSHTVCAQVTEEFLAYTKQRGNDLSTPVPAYQFPGLKPGDRWCLCASRWQEAISAGVAPPIVLAATHKNVLETIPLEILQEYALDSGS; this is translated from the coding sequence ATGAGTCAAACTCCTACCGGTAAACCGGCCCAGAATGTTTTAGGACAACGGTTAGATCTTTGTTGTTCGTCACCCCGCACTGGATTCTATCGAGATGGATTCTGTAACACCGGCCCCCAGGACTTTGGCAGTCATACGGTTTGCGCCCAAGTGACTGAGGAGTTTCTGGCTTATACCAAGCAACGGGGCAACGATTTGAGTACTCCCGTTCCCGCCTATCAGTTTCCTGGCTTGAAACCGGGCGATCGCTGGTGTCTCTGTGCTTCTCGCTGGCAGGAAGCCATAAGTGCTGGCGTAGCCCCGCCTATCGTCCTGGCGGCCACCCATAAGAACGTTCTAGAGACCATTCCCCTGGAGATTCTCCAAGAATATGCCCTAGACTCCGGGAGTTAA
- a CDS encoding DUF1830 domain-containing protein gives MTSTPNVATLKKNPILCYYTNRTGKVQVVRISNIPNWYFERVVFPGQRLIFEAYEQGQLEVYSGAMASAVLADSIGCDRLQITPLE, from the coding sequence ATGACTTCAACCCCGAATGTGGCTACTCTCAAGAAGAACCCCATTCTCTGCTATTACACCAATCGAACTGGAAAAGTTCAAGTTGTCCGGATTTCCAACATCCCCAATTGGTATTTCGAGCGGGTTGTGTTTCCGGGACAACGTTTAATTTTTGAAGCCTATGAACAAGGTCAATTGGAAGTCTACAGCGGCGCCATGGCCAGTGCGGTGTTAGCCGACTCCATCGGCTGCGATCGCCTGCAAATCACTCCCCTCGAATAA
- a CDS encoding cyclic nucleotide-binding domain-containing protein, with translation MLTSVDRLLFVRGVPIFKELRDDFLVRLASVMDELSFPSNHTIFTEGQEGRSLYILVSGVVRIHIGDTEITKLPQGACFGEMSLFDAEPRSASVTTCEPCECLMLTQQQLYDAIDETPGIAINIIRLLSRRTRELNQKVNKQEAN, from the coding sequence ATGCTAACCAGTGTTGATCGGCTGTTATTTGTGCGAGGTGTTCCCATCTTTAAGGAGTTACGGGACGATTTTCTGGTGCGTCTAGCCTCGGTGATGGATGAGTTATCCTTCCCTAGTAATCACACCATTTTTACCGAAGGACAGGAGGGGCGATCGCTGTATATTCTGGTGTCCGGAGTGGTCCGCATTCATATCGGTGATACTGAAATCACGAAATTGCCCCAAGGAGCCTGTTTCGGTGAGATGTCCCTCTTTGACGCCGAACCCCGTTCCGCCTCCGTCACCACCTGCGAACCCTGTGAATGTCTCATGCTGACTCAGCAACAACTCTATGATGCCATCGATGAAACTCCTGGCATCGCCATCAACATCATCCGTCTCCTCTCCCGCCGCACCCGAGAATTAAACCAAAAGGTGAATAAGCAAGAGGCGAACTAA